In Xylanibacter ruminicola 23, a single genomic region encodes these proteins:
- a CDS encoding glycosidase — translation MSEFEQKVAALRKHHEELLARKNEPLEWGNGIYEKYKNPVVTAEHVPLEWKYDFDEHDNPYLMQRIMCNATLNAGAIKWQGKYCLVVRVEGADRKSYFAVAESENGIDNFRFWDEPITMPDDVVPATNVYDMRLTQHEDGWIYGVFCAERHDDSQPGDLSAATATAGIARTKDLKTWYRLPDLKTKSQQRNVVLHPEFVAGQYAFYTRPQDGFIDTGSGGGIGWALVDDITHAEIKEEKIIYERKYHTITEVKNGEGPHPIKTPKGWLHLAHGVRATADGLRYVLYMYMTALDDPTKVIARPGGYFLVPEGNEYYGDVMNVAFANGWIADEDGKVFIYYASADTRMHVATSTIDKLIDYCMNTPEDGYYTAASVLTINKLIDKNRKTLNIER, via the coding sequence ATGAGCGAGTTTGAACAGAAGGTAGCGGCTCTGAGAAAACATCATGAGGAGCTGCTTGCGAGAAAGAACGAACCCCTGGAGTGGGGAAATGGTATTTACGAGAAGTACAAGAACCCGGTGGTGACGGCTGAACATGTGCCCCTGGAGTGGAAGTACGACTTTGATGAGCATGACAACCCTTACCTGATGCAGCGTATTATGTGTAATGCCACGCTGAACGCAGGTGCCATTAAATGGCAGGGGAAATACTGTCTGGTGGTGCGTGTTGAGGGGGCTGACCGCAAGAGTTACTTTGCCGTGGCCGAGAGCGAGAATGGTATCGACAATTTCCGTTTCTGGGATGAGCCTATCACCATGCCGGATGATGTGGTGCCTGCTACCAATGTTTATGATATGCGACTGACACAGCATGAGGATGGCTGGATATACGGCGTGTTCTGTGCTGAGCGTCACGACGACTCGCAGCCTGGCGACCTGAGTGCTGCCACAGCCACTGCTGGCATCGCCCGTACCAAAGACCTGAAAACCTGGTATAGACTACCTGACCTGAAAACCAAGAGTCAGCAGCGTAATGTGGTGCTACACCCTGAGTTTGTGGCTGGGCAATACGCTTTCTACACCCGTCCGCAGGATGGTTTTATTGATACTGGTAGCGGCGGCGGTATCGGTTGGGCGCTGGTGGACGACATCACGCACGCAGAGATTAAGGAAGAAAAGATTATCTACGAGCGCAAATACCACACCATCACCGAGGTGAAGAACGGTGAGGGTCCGCACCCCATCAAAACACCGAAGGGCTGGTTGCACCTGGCGCATGGTGTGCGTGCCACTGCCGACGGTCTGCGCTACGTGCTGTATATGTATATGACTGCCCTCGACGACCCCACAAAGGTAATCGCACGTCCTGGTGGCTATTTCCTGGTGCCTGAGGGTAACGAGTATTATGGCGACGTGATGAACGTGGCTTTTGCGAATGGTTGGATTGCCGACGAGGATGGTAAGGTGTTTATCTACTATGCCTCGGCCGACACCCGTATGCACGTGGCTACATCGACCATCGATAAACTGATCGATTACTGTATGAACACCCCTGAGGATGGCTATTATACCGCGGCTTCTGTTTTGACCATCAACAAGTTGATAGACAAAAACAGAAAGACATTGAACATTGAGCGTTGA
- a CDS encoding superoxide dismutase yields MGKFELMALPYAPEALEPVISRETIAFHHGKHLAAYVNNLNGLLEGNPMADLALEEIVCQATGGILNNAGQILNHELYFGQFTAPKADNQPVGKVAEAIVRDFGSFEAFKEAFQKAGATLFGSGWVWLSADKDGKLVITQETNAANPVQKGLKPLLTFDVWEHAYYLDYQNRRPDHLAALWQIIDWQVIEKRFG; encoded by the coding sequence ATGGGAAAGTTTGAATTAATGGCGCTGCCGTATGCGCCTGAGGCCTTGGAGCCGGTGATTAGTCGCGAAACGATTGCTTTTCATCACGGGAAGCACTTGGCGGCTTATGTGAATAACCTGAATGGTTTGCTGGAAGGAAATCCGATGGCCGACCTGGCATTAGAAGAAATCGTTTGTCAGGCAACGGGTGGTATCCTTAACAATGCTGGGCAGATACTGAATCACGAGTTGTACTTCGGACAGTTTACTGCGCCAAAGGCTGACAATCAGCCTGTCGGAAAGGTGGCAGAGGCAATCGTTCGTGACTTTGGCTCGTTTGAGGCTTTCAAGGAGGCATTCCAGAAAGCCGGGGCTACGTTGTTTGGTTCTGGATGGGTGTGGCTCTCTGCTGATAAAGACGGTAAGTTGGTTATCACGCAGGAAACGAATGCGGCCAACCCTGTGCAGAAGGGCTTGAAACCGTTGCTTACTTTCGATGTCTGGGAGCATGCCTACTATCTCGATTATCAGAACCGTCGGCCCGATCATCTCGCTGCCTTGTGGCAGATTATTGACTGGCAGGTTATCGAGAAACGATTTGGATAA
- a CDS encoding alkaline phosphatase family protein — MKRLILFVALALCYVVDSQAQTQFNERPKLVVGIVVDQMRWDYLGRYYNQYQEDGLKRLINQGYSCNNCLINYLPTVTAIGHTSVYTGTTPAFHGICGNAFYKNGVKISSCEDHDVTTVGSNKKDASSPVNLLANTIGDQLRLHTDFKSKVIGVSYKDRAAILPAGRSANAAYWIDTKAGQFISSTWYMQELPKWAKEYNAQLKKNKELQKVGKNVGLYPLCGHITADMAIAALKGEQLGKGEETDMLCISFSQTDVIGHEYGTRGEHTDEAYLELDKDIAKLLKAFDEQVGEGNYLVFLTADHGAAHNFKFMEDHRLGGGPFMFDEMYSGEAAKRLQERLHLTKNIIKDCLDYRLVLDKEAIREQGLDEEKVREVVVEELLKTPHVAFAFDFKKAATAPVPEMLKERALKGYHHDRSGDIIFMLEPGWYGFGKGSSPIGTTHGEWNPYDAHIPLLFYGWQVKHGATSREVHITDIAPTVCQKLHIQQPNACVGEPITEVMGE, encoded by the coding sequence ATGAAAAGATTGATACTATTCGTTGCATTGGCGTTGTGCTATGTTGTTGACAGTCAGGCACAAACGCAGTTTAACGAGCGCCCTAAGCTCGTGGTAGGAATCGTAGTTGATCAGATGCGTTGGGATTATCTGGGCAGATATTACAATCAGTATCAGGAGGACGGACTGAAGCGCCTCATTAACCAAGGATACTCATGTAATAACTGCCTTATTAATTATCTGCCCACCGTAACTGCCATCGGACATACCAGCGTTTACACAGGTACAACTCCCGCTTTTCATGGCATCTGCGGTAACGCCTTTTACAAGAACGGCGTGAAGATCAGCAGTTGCGAGGATCACGACGTAACGACCGTGGGTAGTAACAAGAAAGATGCCTCGTCGCCCGTAAACCTGTTGGCCAACACCATTGGCGACCAGCTGCGACTGCATACCGACTTTAAGTCGAAGGTGATTGGTGTGAGCTACAAGGACCGTGCAGCCATTCTGCCTGCCGGACGAAGTGCCAATGCTGCCTATTGGATTGATACCAAGGCCGGACAGTTTATCAGCAGCACCTGGTATATGCAGGAACTGCCTAAATGGGCCAAGGAGTATAACGCCCAGCTGAAGAAAAACAAAGAGCTACAGAAGGTAGGTAAGAACGTCGGACTGTATCCATTGTGTGGTCATATCACTGCTGATATGGCCATTGCTGCTTTAAAAGGCGAACAGCTTGGTAAGGGCGAAGAGACGGATATGCTGTGTATCAGCTTCTCGCAGACAGATGTGATCGGACATGAGTACGGCACCCGTGGCGAGCATACCGACGAGGCTTACCTGGAGCTGGATAAGGATATCGCCAAACTGCTGAAGGCTTTCGACGAACAGGTGGGCGAGGGTAACTACCTGGTATTCCTGACTGCCGACCATGGCGCTGCGCATAACTTTAAGTTCATGGAAGACCACCGTTTGGGCGGAGGTCCGTTTATGTTCGACGAGATGTATAGCGGCGAGGCTGCTAAGCGCTTGCAGGAGCGACTGCACCTGACTAAGAATATCATCAAAGACTGTCTGGACTACCGTCTGGTGCTGGACAAAGAGGCTATCCGTGAGCAGGGGCTCGACGAGGAGAAAGTGCGCGAGGTGGTGGTAGAGGAGTTACTGAAGACACCACATGTTGCTTTCGCCTTTGATTTCAAGAAGGCTGCCACAGCTCCCGTGCCTGAGATGCTGAAAGAGCGTGCCCTGAAGGGGTATCATCACGACCGTTCGGGTGATATCATCTTTATGCTGGAGCCAGGCTGGTACGGATTTGGCAAGGGCTCGTCGCCCATCGGCACCACTCATGGCGAGTGGAATCCCTACGATGCCCATATCCCCCTGCTGTTCTACGGTTGGCAGGTGAAGCATGGGGCCACCAGTCGCGAAGTGCATATTACCGATATAGCACCTACCGTGTGCCAGAAGCTGCACATACAGCAGCCAAACGCCTGTGTGGGTGAGCCTATTACAGAGGTGATGGGTGAGTAA
- a CDS encoding AGE family epimerase/isomerase gives MNERVDMMKREMQDVLENNILRFWLDQMMDYEHGGFYGRMAHDGELHPEAEKGAILNARILWAFSAAFRVLKHPEYLEAATRAKDYIIEHFIDQEYGGVYWSVDCEGNPLDTKKQFYAIGFMIYGLTEYARATGDREALDYALDLYDCIEEHAFDREHNGYIEACTREWGEIADMRLSDLDANYPKSQNTHLHIIEPYTNLLRCLKEAQVQESCDYVSAIGSVLPVGISVPPQTISEVEGALRNLVDIFTEKILNKETNHLDLFFGMDWTRGAGHLESYGHDIECSWLLHEAALVLGDQQVLNKVEPIVQAVAQASAKGLRPDGSLIHEANLDTGYVDDDLHWWVQAENVVGWYNIWQHFGDEEALNRAEKCWHYIKKQLIDYEHGEWYWSRHANGLLNTKDDKAGFWKCPYHNSRMCLEIIER, from the coding sequence ATGAACGAACGTGTTGATATGATGAAGCGCGAGATGCAGGACGTGCTGGAGAATAACATCCTGCGTTTCTGGCTCGACCAGATGATGGACTATGAGCATGGGGGCTTTTACGGGCGCATGGCCCATGACGGCGAACTGCATCCCGAGGCCGAGAAGGGGGCTATCCTGAATGCCCGTATCCTCTGGGCGTTCTCGGCGGCTTTCCGTGTGCTGAAACATCCGGAGTATCTGGAAGCGGCTACCAGAGCCAAGGACTATATCATTGAGCATTTTATCGATCAGGAGTATGGAGGCGTGTACTGGAGCGTAGATTGCGAGGGGAACCCGCTGGACACCAAGAAGCAGTTTTATGCCATCGGCTTTATGATTTACGGACTGACGGAATATGCCCGAGCAACGGGCGACAGAGAGGCACTGGACTATGCGCTGGACCTGTATGACTGTATCGAGGAACATGCCTTCGACAGGGAACATAACGGCTATATCGAGGCCTGCACGCGCGAGTGGGGCGAGATAGCGGATATGCGTCTGTCGGACCTGGATGCCAACTACCCCAAATCGCAGAACACCCACTTGCATATTATCGAGCCTTATACTAACCTGCTGAGATGTCTGAAAGAGGCGCAGGTGCAGGAGTCGTGCGACTATGTGTCGGCCATCGGCTCTGTGCTGCCTGTGGGTATCAGTGTGCCGCCACAGACCATCAGCGAGGTGGAAGGGGCACTGAGAAACTTGGTAGATATCTTTACAGAGAAGATACTGAACAAGGAGACCAATCACCTGGATCTGTTCTTTGGAATGGACTGGACGCGTGGGGCCGGCCACCTGGAGAGTTACGGTCATGATATCGAGTGCTCGTGGCTGTTGCACGAGGCGGCTCTGGTGCTGGGCGACCAGCAGGTGCTGAACAAGGTGGAACCCATTGTACAAGCGGTTGCACAGGCATCGGCGAAGGGTTTGCGACCCGATGGTTCGCTGATACACGAGGCTAATCTGGATACGGGCTATGTGGATGATGATCTGCACTGGTGGGTACAGGCCGAGAACGTGGTGGGCTGGTATAATATCTGGCAGCATTTCGGCGATGAAGAGGCCCTGAATCGTGCTGAAAAATGCTGGCATTATATCAAAAAACAGCTGATTGATTACGAACACGGTGAGTGGTACTGGAGCAGGCATGCCAACGGCTTGCTGAACACAAAAGATGACAAAGCCGGTTTCTGGAAATGTCCGTATCACAATTCGCGCATGTGTCTAGAAATCATAGAGAGATAA
- a CDS encoding MFS transporter, with protein MASLKEKIGYALGDAAAGGITWKIMSIAFPLFFTNVFGLTFADAATLMLIARMFDVVTDPLMGSLADRTQSKWGTYRPWLIFGAIPFGLVFALLLYTPDFGLTGKRIWAYSLYLLMMAMYTAVNVPYGSLLGVMTDDDNEKNQFSSFRMVGAYAMGFVTLLSFPYLQRLVGGTEQHQYAVLGAFFGVLAAAGTLACGFLTKERLKPVRAEKFSFKQFGDLFKNKPWIILTLIGICTNFFNGFRYAVAGYLLEYCLHGDVTVSGLIINYTVFMTFGELTCMIFGGVSPKFTQLIGSKRNAFMAAALICVVFSVAFFFVPMDPAYIWVMVALVVLTSVGIGLYSPLLWSMYADVADYATEKNGTSSTGLIFSSGTMAQKFGTAISGSLVALFLGLAGASMITDEMGNTMVDPASITSSVLSMVWSLFSLFPAIIAGLIIVLTWIYPIKK; from the coding sequence ATGGCTAGTTTAAAGGAGAAAATAGGTTACGCCTTGGGCGATGCGGCTGCTGGTGGTATTACATGGAAAATTATGTCGATTGCCTTCCCGCTGTTTTTTACAAATGTGTTTGGACTGACGTTTGCTGATGCTGCGACACTGATGCTGATAGCACGTATGTTTGATGTGGTGACCGACCCGCTGATGGGATCGCTCGCCGACCGTACACAGAGCAAATGGGGCACCTATCGCCCCTGGCTGATATTTGGCGCTATCCCCTTCGGACTGGTGTTTGCCCTGCTGCTCTATACGCCTGACTTCGGACTGACGGGCAAGCGCATCTGGGCTTACAGTCTGTATCTGCTGATGATGGCGATGTACACTGCCGTGAACGTGCCTTATGGCTCGCTGCTGGGTGTGATGACGGATGACGACAACGAGAAGAACCAGTTCTCGAGTTTCCGTATGGTGGGTGCCTATGCCATGGGATTTGTGACCCTGCTGTCGTTCCCTTACCTGCAGCGTCTGGTGGGTGGCACCGAGCAGCACCAGTATGCGGTGCTGGGTGCTTTCTTTGGTGTGCTGGCAGCTGCCGGAACGCTGGCCTGCGGCTTCCTGACCAAGGAGCGTCTGAAGCCGGTACGCGCCGAGAAATTCTCGTTTAAGCAGTTTGGCGACTTGTTTAAGAACAAGCCTTGGATTATCCTGACACTGATTGGTATTTGTACAAACTTTTTTAACGGATTCCGCTACGCTGTGGCTGGCTATCTGTTGGAATACTGCTTGCATGGGGATGTAACGGTGAGCGGACTGATTATCAACTACACCGTGTTTATGACCTTTGGCGAGCTGACTTGTATGATTTTCGGTGGTGTGTCGCCAAAGTTCACCCAACTGATTGGCTCGAAGCGTAATGCCTTTATGGCGGCTGCGCTGATTTGTGTAGTTTTTTCGGTGGCTTTCTTCTTCGTGCCCATGGATCCCGCCTATATCTGGGTGATGGTGGCACTGGTGGTGCTCACATCGGTGGGCATCGGCTTGTATTCGCCCCTGCTGTGGAGTATGTATGCTGATGTGGCCGACTATGCTACGGAGAAAAACGGTACGTCATCGACTGGCTTGATCTTCTCGTCGGGTACCATGGCGCAGAAGTTCGGTACGGCCATCTCGGGCTCGCTGGTAGCCCTCTTCTTAGGTCTGGCTGGTGCCAGTATGATTACGGATGAGATGGGTAACACCATGGTTGACCCTGCCTCGATTACCAGTTCGGTACTCTCGATGGTATGGAGCCTGTTTTCGCTGTTCCCTGCTATCATCGCAGGATTGATTATTGTACTGACTTGGATTTATCCGATTAAGAAATGA
- a CDS encoding glycosyl hydrolase, with protein sequence MKRLLTFFFCVATAVMLQAQIRGNSVVVTVEPDHADWRYNTGEKVNFTVEVRQEGTLLKNVAIDYAMGPEMYQDIRKSVTLKDGSLKLQGTMAKPGFYRLDVTAHVNGKDYRGACGAAFSPEKLQPSTVMPQDFEQFWQKSIAEARKTDLNPTKRLLPERCTKDVNVYEVSFNNERWGSRTYGILCVPVREGKYPALLRVPGAGVRPYGGDVYTASQGVITLEIGIHGIPVTMEQGVYDNLGNGALQGYWEFNMDNREKHYYHHVIMGCIRAMDYIEQYTPWDGQKAGVTGSSQGGFLTLVTAGLDKRITCYAPVHAALCDHTNSLKGAACGWPHYFYENAKIKKWKNVKIEELDDTKITTSRYYDGVNFARLIDEGQKGWFSFGYNDDVVPPTSAWATYNIVKGPKEIKPYQATWHFWHQEQWDTWEAWLLKELKQTTATQLADRLTSLQQKGYMAGHQDDPFYGIGWAYEDGKSDVKLTVGDYPAVMGFELGGIEMGDEKNLDSVPFTRIHDELLAHVKRGGVVTISWHPRNPLTGGTAWDVTSNKVVKSILPGGVKADLFKVWMARLADFLESLKDETGQPVPIIFRPWHENNGSWFWWGQKLCSDSEFMALWNLLQDEMNARGFSNLLWSYSPNLDGGWTLERFMQRYPGNDRVTLIGEDAYQWGSEQDFIKAVNSDLTFLTQFAKNNGKLLAMTECGFKNIPDATWFSRVLKPQMDKYPISYFLLWRNYEKEWFGPVPGTPCGDDYRKAFKEAKNVMFLNDIKH encoded by the coding sequence ATGAAAAGACTGCTTACTTTCTTTTTTTGTGTGGCGACTGCGGTGATGCTGCAGGCACAGATTCGTGGAAATAGTGTGGTGGTGACTGTTGAACCTGACCATGCTGACTGGCGATACAACACAGGCGAAAAGGTGAACTTTACTGTAGAGGTGCGCCAGGAGGGTACATTACTTAAAAACGTTGCTATAGATTATGCGATGGGACCTGAGATGTATCAGGACATTCGCAAAAGCGTGACCCTGAAAGACGGTAGTCTGAAACTGCAGGGTACGATGGCGAAACCGGGATTCTACCGACTGGATGTGACTGCCCATGTGAATGGCAAGGATTACCGCGGGGCATGCGGCGCTGCGTTTAGTCCGGAGAAACTGCAACCATCGACCGTGATGCCACAGGATTTTGAGCAGTTCTGGCAAAAGAGCATTGCCGAAGCACGAAAAACCGACCTGAACCCTACCAAGCGTTTGCTGCCTGAGCGTTGTACGAAGGACGTAAACGTGTACGAAGTGAGCTTTAACAACGAACGCTGGGGCTCGCGTACCTATGGTATATTGTGCGTGCCTGTGCGCGAAGGGAAATATCCGGCCTTGTTGCGTGTGCCTGGTGCTGGCGTACGACCCTATGGTGGCGATGTATATACGGCCTCGCAAGGTGTGATAACCCTGGAGATTGGTATCCACGGCATTCCTGTGACGATGGAGCAAGGGGTGTACGACAACCTGGGCAATGGCGCCCTGCAGGGGTACTGGGAGTTTAATATGGACAACCGCGAAAAGCACTACTATCACCATGTGATTATGGGCTGTATCCGTGCGATGGACTATATCGAGCAGTACACACCCTGGGACGGACAGAAGGCTGGTGTGACTGGATCGAGTCAAGGGGGATTCCTGACCTTAGTGACAGCTGGACTGGATAAACGCATCACCTGCTATGCACCTGTGCATGCGGCTCTTTGCGATCATACCAACTCGTTGAAAGGGGCTGCCTGCGGATGGCCGCACTACTTTTATGAAAATGCAAAAATTAAAAAATGGAAAAATGTAAAAATTGAAGAATTAGATGATACAAAAATTACTACTTCTCGATATTATGATGGGGTGAATTTTGCGCGGCTGATTGATGAGGGGCAGAAGGGCTGGTTCTCGTTTGGCTATAATGATGATGTGGTGCCACCTACCAGTGCCTGGGCTACCTATAATATCGTGAAAGGTCCGAAGGAGATAAAGCCTTATCAGGCTACCTGGCACTTCTGGCATCAGGAGCAGTGGGACACCTGGGAGGCTTGGTTGCTGAAAGAGTTGAAACAGACGACTGCGACGCAGTTGGCCGACAGATTGACGAGTCTGCAACAGAAAGGTTACATGGCCGGGCATCAGGACGATCCGTTCTACGGTATCGGTTGGGCCTACGAGGATGGAAAGAGCGATGTGAAGCTGACCGTTGGCGACTATCCTGCTGTGATGGGCTTTGAGCTGGGTGGCATAGAGATGGGTGACGAGAAGAACCTGGACAGCGTGCCCTTTACCCGCATACACGATGAACTGTTGGCCCATGTGAAGCGTGGGGGCGTGGTGACTATCAGTTGGCATCCACGTAACCCGCTGACGGGCGGAACGGCCTGGGATGTGACCAGCAACAAGGTGGTGAAGAGCATTCTGCCTGGTGGTGTGAAGGCGGACTTGTTTAAAGTGTGGATGGCCCGCTTGGCCGACTTCCTCGAAAGTCTGAAGGATGAAACCGGACAGCCAGTGCCCATCATCTTCCGACCCTGGCACGAGAACAACGGCTCGTGGTTCTGGTGGGGACAGAAACTGTGCAGCGACAGTGAATTCATGGCGCTTTGGAACCTGCTACAGGATGAAATGAACGCGCGTGGGTTCAGTAACCTGCTGTGGAGCTACTCACCTAATCTGGATGGTGGCTGGACACTGGAGCGCTTTATGCAGCGCTACCCGGGTAACGACCGCGTGACGCTGATAGGTGAGGATGCCTATCAGTGGGGCTCGGAGCAGGATTTTATCAAGGCCGTGAACAGCGACCTGACATTCCTGACACAGTTTGCCAAGAATAACGGTAAACTGTTGGCGATGACGGAGTGTGGCTTTAAGAATATCCCTGACGCCACATGGTTCAGCAGAGTGCTGAAACCGCAGATGGATAAATATCCCATCAGCTATTTCCTGTTGTGGCGTAACTACGAGAAGGAATGGTTCGGACCAGTGCCGGGCACACCCTGTGGGGATGACTACCGCAAAGCGTTTAAGGAGGCCAAAAACGTGATGTTCTTAAATGATATTAAACATTAA